Within the Chitinivorax sp. B genome, the region CCATCCCCCACGCCAATACAGAGCGAATTTGGCGTGGGGAACTGGCCTTACTGTCCAGTAATGGTGGTGAAATCCCGGTGCGTTTACAGCTATTGGCACACCAGCCATCACCAGACAGCCCCATCATTCATCTATTTTATGCGCAGAACCTAACTGGCGAACGTCGCCGAGAACATGCACTGACAAGGGCCAAACACGATGCCGAAAACAGCAATCACGTACGTGGGCAATTTCTGAGCAATATTGCGTCACAGCTGCGCAACCCGATTGACTTGTTGCACGATGACTTAACGCAGCTTTGCCAAGCAGACGAACTAGATGTGGCACATCGCGTGTTGTTGCAACAATCACTCAATCAAATCCGGAAAATTCAACGCTTCATAGACGACGTGCTTGCCTACATCGATCTCGAAAAAATATAGTGATTGCGCCTATCGCGCCATGACTGCCAGCTCATTGGCTTCCGCCAAACGTGCTGGCGTCCCGACATCCAACCAGTGTCCATTAAATCTTTCCCCACTCACCCTACCTGACTCAATGGCAGGGCGAAGCAACTCAACCAGTTTCATTTTGGCACCATGGGGTACCGTTGCGAAAAATGCAGGGTGGAAGCAGGCAATTCCAGAGTAGGTCAGTCGCTCACCACCTTGTAATTGGAGCAGACCGCCCATCAAGCCAAAATCCCCGGCAGGATGATGAGGTGCATTCGGCACCATCACCAAATGCGCCCGACCAGAGACACCAGATGCAAGCCCTTGCAAAACCGGAATCAAGATTGCAAAGTCAAACACGCAAAAAACATCGGCACTGACCACAATAAACGGTGCGTCATCCAGCAAAGGCAAGGCTTGGGCAATACCGCCCGCCGTTTCCAGCGCTTCATGTTCGGCCGAATAACGGATGCCCACCCCAAATTGCTCGCCTGCCCTCAAGACCTGCTCAATTTGATTACCTAGGTGAGCATGAT harbors:
- a CDS encoding PAS domain-containing protein codes for the protein MMTVAALLDDVDILIFATDLDGRILFLNQTAARTLGIAQTSGAELICAELMPAWSHILLMKTAIPHANTERIWRGELALLSSNGGEIPVRLQLLAHQPSPDSPIIHLFYAQNLTGERRREHALTRAKHDAENSNHVRGQFLSNIASQLRNPIDLLHDDLTQLCQADELDVAHRVLLQQSLNQIRKIQRFIDDVLAYIDLEKI
- the murU gene encoding N-acetylmuramate alpha-1-phosphate uridylyltransferase MurU; this encodes MTYRAMILAAGRGERMRPLTDHTPKPLLMVGGKPLIQWHIERLARAGVTEMVINHAHLGNQIEQVLRAGEQFGVGIRYSAEHEALETAGGIAQALPLLDDAPFIVVSADVFCVFDFAILIPVLQGLASGVSGRAHLVMVPNAPHHPAGDFGLMGGLLQLQGGERLTYSGIACFHPAFFATVPHGAKMKLVELLRPAIESGRVSGERFNGHWLDVGTPARLAEANELAVMAR